In Blattabacterium cuenoti, the following proteins share a genomic window:
- the aroC gene encoding chorismate synthase, with amino-acid sequence MAGNTFGSLFKVSTFGESHGKALGGIIDGCPAGVELNIEKVQYELNRRRPGQSSIVTQRNEIDRVNFISGIFNKKTTGSPIGFIIYNKDQKSDDYKHIKNVYRPSHSDFTYEKKYGIRDYRGGGRSSARETICRVVAGSIAKQIIKDIKIIAYVSSVGNISLDKSYQDLNLSEKIIESNSIRCPDLHYAKKMISEIEKIKSKGDTIGGIITCVIKNVPVGIGEPVFSKLHAELSRAMLSINAVKGFEYGSGFYGTKLTGSQHNDLFEQNEKTKTNLSGGIQGGISNGMDIYFRIALKPVATIMQEQKTIDKNGNIVYMKGKGRHDPCVLPRAVPIVESMVALVLVDYFMYNKLSKYSSIIK; translated from the coding sequence ATGGCAGGAAATACTTTTGGATCTCTATTTAAAGTTAGTACTTTTGGAGAAAGTCATGGTAAAGCTCTTGGAGGTATTATTGATGGATGTCCAGCAGGAGTAGAGTTAAATATTGAAAAAGTTCAATATGAATTAAACCGTAGAAGACCTGGACAATCATCAATAGTTACTCAAAGAAATGAAATAGATAGAGTAAATTTTATATCTGGTATTTTTAATAAAAAAACTACAGGATCACCTATTGGATTTATTATTTATAATAAAGACCAAAAATCAGATGATTATAAACACATAAAAAATGTGTATAGACCCTCTCATTCTGATTTTACATATGAAAAAAAATATGGAATAAGAGATTATAGAGGAGGAGGGAGATCTTCTGCTAGAGAAACAATTTGTAGAGTAGTAGCTGGATCTATAGCTAAACAGATAATTAAAGATATTAAAATTATAGCTTATGTTTCTTCTGTTGGAAATATTTCTTTAGATAAATCTTATCAAGATCTAAATCTATCTGAAAAAATTATAGAAAGTAATTCTATAAGATGTCCAGATCTACATTATGCAAAAAAAATGATATCAGAAATTGAAAAAATAAAAAGTAAAGGAGATACAATAGGAGGTATTATTACTTGTGTAATAAAAAATGTTCCAGTAGGAATAGGTGAACCTGTTTTTAGTAAATTACACGCAGAGTTATCAAGAGCAATGCTTTCAATTAATGCAGTAAAAGGATTTGAATATGGTAGTGGATTTTATGGAACAAAATTAACTGGATCACAACATAATGATTTATTTGAACAAAATGAAAAAACTAAAACAAATTTATCAGGAGGAATTCAAGGTGGTATATCAAATGGAATGGATATTTATTTTAGAATAGCTTTAAAACCTGTAGCTACGATAATGCAGGAACAAAAAACTATAGATAAAAATGGAAATATTGTGTATATGAAAGGAAAAGGGAGGCATGATCCTTGTGTTCTTCCACGTGCAGTTCCTATTGTTGAATCTATGGTAGCTTTAGTATTAGTAGATTATTTTATGTATAATAAGTTATCTAAATATTCTTCAATTATAAAATAA
- the miaA gene encoding tRNA (adenosine(37)-N6)-dimethylallyltransferase MiaA, with the protein MGPTCVGKTDIAISLAKKFNTEILSCDSRQFYKEIRIGTSMPSDKQLSDITHHFIGHLSIHQNYNAKLFEIDFLKRIKKLFYIHDILIMVGGSSLYEKAATEGLSKIPKVDMKIRKNLIFNFKKKGITFLQNEFKKFQIKEKSIDINNPIRLIRFLEIIKSTGHPPSFFFKEKTCKNRNFSVLKIGLIKSRHDIYSDINNRVEKMIEIGLLEEAKLLYKYKNLNSLQTIGYKEIYNSFHKKENEIIEEIKKNTRKYAKRQLSWYRRDKNITWFNPLDKNKIISFIINKTMGNTGFEPVTPCL; encoded by the coding sequence TTGGGGCCAACATGTGTTGGTAAAACAGATATAGCTATTTCATTAGCAAAAAAATTTAATACTGAAATTTTATCTTGTGATTCTAGACAATTTTATAAAGAAATAAGAATAGGAACATCAATGCCTAGTGATAAACAATTATCAGATATAACTCATCATTTTATAGGACATTTAAGTATTCATCAAAATTATAACGCAAAATTATTTGAGATAGATTTCTTAAAAAGAATTAAAAAATTATTTTATATACATGATATATTAATTATGGTAGGTGGATCTAGTTTATATGAAAAAGCAGCAACGGAAGGATTATCTAAAATCCCTAAAGTAGATATGAAAATAAGAAAAAATTTAATTTTTAATTTTAAAAAAAAAGGAATCACTTTTTTGCAAAATGAATTTAAAAAATTCCAAATTAAAGAAAAATCTATAGATATCAATAATCCGATACGTTTAATAAGATTTTTAGAAATAATAAAATCAACAGGACATCCTCCATCATTTTTTTTTAAAGAAAAAACATGCAAAAATAGAAATTTTTCTGTACTAAAAATAGGTTTAATTAAATCAAGACATGATATATACTCTGATATAAATAATAGAGTAGAAAAAATGATAGAAATAGGTTTATTGGAAGAAGCTAAACTATTATATAAATATAAGAATTTAAACAGTTTACAAACTATTGGTTATAAAGAAATATATAACTCTTTTCATAAAAAAGAAAATGAAATTATAGAAGAAATAAAAAAAAATACCAGAAAATATGCAAAAAGACAGCTTTCTTGGTATAGAAGAGATAAGAACATTACTTGGTTTAATCCTTTGGATAAAAATAAAATAATATCATTTATTATAAATAAAACAATGGGCAATACTGGATTTGAACCAGTGACCCCCTGCTTGTAA